Proteins from a single region of Hordeum vulgare subsp. vulgare chromosome 6H, MorexV3_pseudomolecules_assembly, whole genome shotgun sequence:
- the LOC123402128 gene encoding uncharacterized protein LOC123402128, with the protein MHLHAGEVHLQYFMPRQQQDATDLPDLAASTSSAASPAAIMWEYHQAHAALQPSPSWSPYTGPSTAALLDGSTFAADSVAGADDMRLPVGEHVHGHAWSHNELSNDNTGYRENFLDLLASKNVTQEMFEDVPAGRYATAPAALAARFEAGSDVSPIKYEVAASPLFMGSGSNAALEAQGMNMISCIPYAEDHHHPRKEGVNHQHQEHGNPMASFLQQISTRPSAAMHASLDYSGLGALDKICQEDRPMEAAGPFSLRSLPDFGSLGGYKPAKESTLAPPYMRSADRSGSSRQEQEIVPARSSSSGSGQPATTDRKKRTSEERRESTVKKSKQEASTASPPKQPVPKVKLGEKITALQQIVSPFGKTDTASVLFETIKYIKFLHEQVQLLSEPYTNASRNKGNCNNLLPWGDRAEASKGEGEHDLRERGLCLVPVSWTPEVYRDGNAMDYWTPAYRGCLYR; encoded by the exons ATGCATCTGCACGCAGGCGAGGTGCACCTCCAGTATTTCATGCCCCGCCAGCAGCAGGACGCAACCGACCTTCCGGACTTGGCTGCCAGCACATCCTCCGCAGCTTCGCCGGCGGCCATCATGTGGGAGTATCACCAGGCGCATGCGGCCTTGCAGCCTTCCCCCTCCTGGAGCCCGTACACCGGGCCGTCCACGGCGGCTCTCCTCGACGGCTCGACCTTCGCCGCTGACTCGGTGGCAGGCGCGGACGACATGAGGCTGCCGGTCGGCGAGCACGTCCACGGCCACGCTTGGAGCCACAACGAACT AAGCAATGACAATACCGGCTACAGGGAGAACTTCCTGGACCTGCTCGCGTCGAAGAACGTGACACAGGAGATGTTCGAGGACGTCCCGGCCGGCCGCTATGCTACAGCACCAGCCGCCCTGGCGGCCCGGTTCGAGGCAGGCTCTGACGTTTCTCCGATCAAGTACGAGGTTGCTGCCTCGCCGTTGTTCATGGGGAGCGGTTCTAATGCTGCGCTCGAGGCCCAGGGGATGAACATGATAAGCTGCATACCATACGCCGAGGACCACCACCATCCGAGGAAGGAAGGCGTCAACCACCAGCATCAAGAACATGGGAACCCCATGGCCTCCTTTCTGCAGCAAATAAGTACTCGTCCTAGTGCCGCCATGCACGCTAGCCTGGATTATTCAGGCTTGGGCGCACTTGACAAGATTTGCCAAGAGGACCGACCAATGGAGGCTGCCGGTCCTTTTAGCTTGAGGAGTCTACCGGATTTCGGCTCTCTCGGTGGCTACAAACCAGCCAAGGAATCGACGTTGGCGCCACCGTACATGAGATCCGCCGACAGATCTGGCAGCAGCAGGCAAGAGCAAGAGATCGTGCCC GCAAGGAGTAGTAGCAGCGGCAGTGGACAGCCGGCAACGACTGATCGTAAGAAGCGAACATCCGAGGAAAGGCGGGAAAGCACTGTCAAGAAGTCCAAGCAAGAGGCATCCACGGCATCACCACCTAAG CAACCAGTTCCTAAGGTGAAGCTCGGGGAGAAGATCACAGCACTGCAGCAAATCGTTTCGCCGTTTGGGAAG ACAGACACGGCATCTGTGCTGTTTGAAACGATCAAGTATATCAAGTTTCTGCACGAGCAAGTACAG CTGCTGAGCGAGCCGTACACGAACGCGAGCAGGAACAAG GGTAACTGCAACAACCTTCTTCCTTGGGGAGATCGTGCGGAGGCGAGCAAGGGGGAGGGCGAGCATGACCTGAGGGAGAGAGGGCTTTGCTTGGTGCCTGTCTCGTGGACTCCTGAGGTGTACCGGGACGGTAACGCGATGGACTACTGGACGCCGGCGTACAGGGGTTGCCTGTACAGGTGA